One part of the Clostridium thermosuccinogenes genome encodes these proteins:
- the nifJ gene encoding pyruvate:ferredoxin (flavodoxin) oxidoreductase encodes MSKVMKTMDGNTAAAHVAYAFTDVAGIYPITPSSPMAEHVDEWSANGRKNIFGQEVSVVEMQSEAGAAGTVHGSLAAGALTTTFTASQGLLLMIPNMYKIAGELLPGVFHVSARAVASHALSIFGDHSDVMACRQTGFALLASSNVQEVMDLGGVAHLSAIKGRVPFLHFFDGFRTSHEVQKIEVIDYEDFAKLVDMDAVKAFRKRALNPEHPVLRGTAQNPDIFFQARESSNRFYNAVPEIVEYYMNEINKITGRNYGLFNYYGAPDADRVIIAMGSVCDTIEETIDYLMARGEKVGVVKVHLYRPFSVKHFLQAMPSTVKKIAVLDRTKEPGAIGEPLYQDVCTVYFDAAEKPVIVAGRYGLGSKDTTPAQIVAVYDNLKSDNPKNHFTIGIVDDVTHLSLPVGEEIDTVPEGTISCKFWGLGSDGTVGANKNAIKIIGDHTDMYAQAYFSYDSKKSGGITVSHLRFGKKPIRSTYLIKKADFVACHNPSYVDNYDMVSDLKDGGTFLLNCSWSAEELDKRLPAKMKRYIAKHNINFYTIDAVDIAREIGLGGRINMVCQAAFFKLANIIPLEDAVKYMKEAIKATYGKKGDKVVNMNYLAVDKGIEALKKIDIPAHWANAEDEPKPEKDVPDFIKNILEPMNRQEGDKLPVSAFVGMEDGTFPQGTSKYEKRGIAVEVPEWQIDKCIQCNQCSYVCPHAAIRPFLINEEEAKNAPQGFTSKKAIGKGLESYSFRIQVSPLDCTGCGNCAQVCPSKEKALIMKPLDTQMEQVENWEYAMKLSPKENPLSPETVKGSQFEQPLLEFSGACAGCGETPYAKLITQLFGDRMMIANATGCSSIWGGSAPSTPYTTNHKGYGPAWGNSLFEDNAEYGYGMYLAVKQIRSKLADLCNEAAELDIPDAIKAALKAWVAGMFDANASKKASVELLAAIEAYNGSNERAKAIFKEIVENKEFLVKKSQWILGGDGWAYDIGFGGLDHVLASGEDVNILVFDTEVYSNTGGQSSKATPTGAVAQFAASGKAVKKKDLGMIAMSYGYVYVAQVAMGANQNQLIKALVEAEKYPGPSLIIAYAPCINHGLKVGMGCSQLEAKRAVEAGYWHLYRYNPLLKEEGKNPFILDSKEPTASFRDFLMGEVRYSSLTRSFPDRAERLFEAAEKHAKERYETYKKLSVSAE; translated from the coding sequence ATGAGTAAGGTCATGAAGACAATGGACGGTAATACAGCTGCCGCTCATGTCGCATATGCATTTACCGATGTCGCAGGTATTTATCCTATTACTCCTTCATCTCCGATGGCAGAGCATGTGGATGAATGGTCGGCTAACGGTAGAAAGAACATATTTGGACAGGAAGTTAGCGTAGTAGAAATGCAGTCCGAAGCTGGCGCAGCAGGAACAGTGCACGGTTCACTGGCTGCAGGAGCTTTGACAACTACATTTACTGCATCGCAAGGTCTTTTGCTGATGATACCAAATATGTATAAAATAGCAGGTGAGCTCCTTCCGGGCGTATTCCATGTAAGTGCCCGTGCTGTAGCAAGCCACGCACTTTCTATTTTCGGTGACCATTCCGACGTTATGGCATGCCGTCAAACCGGTTTTGCCCTGCTGGCATCTTCTAACGTTCAGGAAGTAATGGATCTGGGTGGAGTTGCACACTTAAGCGCAATTAAGGGCAGAGTTCCTTTCCTCCATTTCTTTGATGGATTCAGGACATCCCACGAGGTTCAGAAGATAGAAGTTATAGACTATGAGGATTTTGCAAAATTGGTGGACATGGATGCAGTAAAAGCTTTCAGGAAGAGAGCTTTGAATCCTGAGCATCCTGTACTTAGAGGTACAGCACAAAACCCGGATATTTTCTTCCAGGCTCGTGAATCATCCAACAGATTCTACAATGCAGTGCCGGAAATTGTAGAATATTATATGAATGAAATCAATAAAATAACAGGAAGAAACTATGGCCTGTTTAATTATTACGGTGCTCCTGATGCTGACAGAGTAATAATTGCAATGGGTTCAGTTTGCGATACTATAGAGGAAACTATAGATTACTTAATGGCTAGGGGAGAAAAGGTCGGCGTAGTTAAGGTACATCTCTACAGACCGTTCTCAGTAAAGCATTTCCTCCAGGCAATGCCATCTACTGTTAAGAAGATAGCTGTTCTTGACAGGACAAAAGAACCTGGTGCAATCGGAGAACCTTTGTATCAGGATGTTTGCACGGTATACTTTGATGCGGCTGAAAAACCTGTTATCGTTGCAGGTCGTTATGGCCTTGGTTCTAAGGATACTACCCCTGCACAGATAGTAGCCGTATATGACAATCTGAAATCCGATAATCCAAAGAATCACTTCACTATAGGAATAGTTGACGATGTTACACATCTGTCCCTGCCTGTAGGTGAGGAAATAGATACCGTTCCCGAAGGAACAATCAGCTGCAAGTTCTGGGGTCTCGGTTCTGATGGTACTGTCGGTGCAAACAAGAATGCCATCAAGATAATTGGTGACCATACCGACATGTATGCTCAGGCTTATTTCTCCTACGACTCTAAGAAATCCGGAGGTATTACGGTTTCTCACTTGAGGTTTGGAAAGAAGCCGATAAGGTCAACATATCTCATTAAGAAGGCTGACTTTGTCGCTTGCCACAATCCATCCTATGTAGACAACTACGATATGGTTTCAGACCTCAAAGACGGCGGCACATTCCTGCTCAACTGCAGCTGGTCTGCTGAAGAGCTGGACAAGAGACTGCCGGCTAAGATGAAGAGGTACATAGCAAAGCACAATATAAATTTCTATACAATAGATGCTGTGGATATAGCAAGAGAAATCGGCCTCGGTGGAAGAATCAACATGGTATGCCAGGCTGCCTTCTTCAAGCTTGCCAACATCATACCTCTTGAAGATGCGGTTAAATATATGAAGGAAGCTATAAAAGCTACTTATGGCAAGAAGGGCGACAAGGTAGTCAACATGAACTATCTCGCAGTGGACAAGGGTATTGAAGCTCTGAAGAAGATTGATATCCCTGCTCATTGGGCAAATGCGGAAGATGAACCCAAGCCAGAAAAGGATGTTCCGGACTTCATAAAGAACATACTGGAGCCCATGAACAGACAGGAAGGCGATAAACTGCCTGTCAGCGCTTTTGTAGGAATGGAAGACGGTACATTCCCGCAGGGAACTTCCAAATATGAGAAGAGGGGTATTGCCGTTGAAGTGCCTGAATGGCAGATAGACAAGTGTATACAGTGTAACCAGTGCTCCTATGTATGTCCTCATGCAGCCATCAGACCATTCCTTATAAATGAGGAAGAGGCAAAGAATGCTCCTCAGGGCTTCACCAGCAAGAAGGCGATAGGAAAAGGCCTTGAAAGCTACAGCTTCCGTATTCAGGTATCACCTCTTGATTGTACTGGATGCGGCAACTGCGCTCAGGTTTGTCCTTCCAAGGAAAAGGCTCTGATTATGAAGCCTTTGGATACTCAGATGGAACAGGTTGAAAATTGGGAATATGCTATGAAGCTTTCACCCAAAGAGAATCCATTGAGCCCTGAAACTGTCAAGGGAAGCCAGTTTGAACAGCCATTGCTGGAGTTCTCCGGGGCATGTGCAGGCTGTGGCGAAACTCCTTACGCTAAGCTCATAACCCAGTTGTTTGGTGACAGAATGATGATCGCCAATGCTACCGGATGTTCATCCATCTGGGGCGGCAGTGCTCCTTCAACACCATATACAACAAATCACAAGGGTTATGGTCCGGCATGGGGTAACTCATTGTTCGAAGATAACGCTGAATATGGATATGGAATGTATCTTGCCGTGAAGCAAATCAGAAGCAAGCTTGCAGATCTCTGCAATGAAGCTGCAGAGCTGGATATTCCGGATGCAATAAAAGCTGCTCTGAAAGCTTGGGTTGCAGGCATGTTTGATGCTAATGCTTCCAAGAAGGCTTCTGTTGAGTTGCTGGCTGCGATAGAAGCTTATAATGGCAGCAATGAAAGAGCAAAAGCTATATTCAAGGAAATAGTTGAAAACAAGGAATTCCTTGTGAAGAAGTCCCAGTGGATCCTCGGTGGAGACGGTTGGGCTTACGATATCGGTTTCGGTGGTTTGGACCATGTGCTGGCATCCGGCGAGGATGTGAATATCCTTGTATTTGATACAGAGGTATATTCCAATACCGGAGGACAGTCATCAAAAGCTACTCCTACCGGTGCTGTAGCTCAGTTTGCTGCTTCAGGTAAGGCTGTCAAGAAGAAGGACCTCGGCATGATCGCTATGTCCTATGGATATGTGTACGTAGCTCAGGTAGCTATGGGCGCAAACCAGAACCAGCTTATAAAGGCTTTGGTTGAAGCTGAGAAATATCCGGGACCATCCCTGATCATTGCTTATGCTCCATGTATCAACCATGGCTTGAAGGTAGGTATGGGCTGCAGCCAGCTCGAAGCTAAGAGAGCTGTTGAAGCAGGTTACTGGCACCTTTACAGGTACAATCCTCTGCTTAAAGAGGAAGGAAAGAATCCTTTCATATTGGATTCTAAAGAGCCTACTGCATCCTTCAGAGACTTCCTGATGGGAGAGGTAAGGTATTCTTCTCTCACCAGATCTTTCCCTGATAGGGCAGAAAGATTGTTCGAAGCTGCTGAAAAGCATGCAAAGGAAAGGTATGAGACTTACAAGAAGCTTTCAGTTTCAGCTGAATAA
- a CDS encoding peptidoglycan D,D-transpeptidase FtsI family protein produces the protein MSKLDLKMKKRLLFLLLLFSFLFVVLVVRVAYLQLLEGSELAKKAFAQKSDTQVISPERGKIYDRNGNTLAIDAPVKTIVANPKIMDKSEENLKLIAETMESILGVKYDDVIEKLKRDTYFEIIKRKADNEIAEKILNFIKEKDIEGIYLVDDTKRYYPNNNLASHVIGFTNMDGEGLQGIEKSMEEYLKGTPGKIFSDVDASGRTLLFSSDEAIEAKDGYNVVLTIDERIQFFAEEALEEAIEGYNAVGGGIAVVMDPRNGDVLAMVSKPDFNLNNPYEAPDLPGINPETWKGYTQEDVDLLNSKVWRNKVISNTYEPGSTFKVITAAAVLEEGTSKPDDVIDDSPISISGWTIESYDGYKYKGKTTLREGLYESPNSVFVRVAQNLGIEKFYKYVRAFGFYDRTNIELPGEEKGIFQREPKEIDMAAASFGQRFNITPMQIISAYNAVANGGKLMKPRLVKELTDSEGNVIKKFEPEVIRNVISEQTSKTLKEILEGTVTEGTGKNAYVRGYRVAGKTGTAETTETGVYVASFAAFAPADNPVVTVLIALFDPRGDSFGGGTVAGPVAGKIIEQTLDYLGVERRYTEKDLEEMAKEEQQAKEEQQAKENQQTKEEKQEKESQQTEKND, from the coding sequence TTGTCAAAGCTGGATTTAAAAATGAAAAAGAGGTTGTTGTTCTTACTGTTGCTCTTTTCTTTTTTATTTGTAGTATTGGTGGTAAGAGTAGCATATCTCCAGCTTTTGGAAGGGTCGGAACTGGCAAAAAAAGCTTTTGCACAGAAAAGTGACACTCAGGTCATCAGCCCGGAGAGGGGCAAAATATATGATCGAAACGGCAATACCCTCGCGATAGATGCTCCTGTAAAGACTATTGTTGCTAATCCGAAAATAATGGATAAATCCGAAGAAAACCTGAAATTAATCGCTGAAACCATGGAGAGCATTCTTGGCGTAAAATACGATGATGTGATTGAAAAACTAAAGAGGGATACTTACTTTGAAATAATAAAGCGGAAAGCTGACAATGAAATAGCAGAGAAAATTTTAAACTTCATTAAAGAAAAGGACATAGAAGGAATATATCTGGTGGATGACACAAAACGTTATTATCCCAATAACAACCTTGCATCCCATGTGATAGGCTTTACAAATATGGATGGGGAGGGACTGCAGGGCATTGAAAAATCCATGGAAGAGTATTTGAAGGGCACTCCGGGAAAGATATTTAGCGATGTGGATGCCAGCGGCAGGACGCTGTTGTTTTCCTCCGATGAAGCCATAGAAGCGAAGGATGGCTACAATGTGGTGCTTACAATTGATGAGAGAATACAGTTTTTTGCCGAGGAGGCGCTGGAAGAAGCGATAGAAGGTTACAATGCAGTAGGGGGAGGCATAGCTGTTGTCATGGATCCCAGGAATGGCGATGTACTGGCGATGGTGTCAAAGCCTGATTTTAATCTGAACAATCCCTATGAAGCACCGGATCTGCCTGGTATCAACCCGGAGACATGGAAAGGATACACTCAGGAAGATGTGGATTTACTGAACAGCAAAGTATGGAGAAATAAAGTCATATCCAACACTTATGAGCCTGGCTCCACTTTTAAGGTAATAACGGCAGCAGCTGTTCTGGAGGAAGGAACATCAAAGCCGGATGATGTTATAGATGACTCGCCCATAAGTATAAGCGGTTGGACTATCGAATCTTATGACGGTTATAAATATAAAGGAAAGACTACCTTAAGAGAAGGTTTATATGAATCTCCCAACTCGGTTTTTGTAAGGGTTGCTCAGAATCTTGGAATAGAGAAATTTTACAAGTATGTTCGGGCTTTTGGCTTTTACGACAGGACCAATATAGAATTGCCGGGGGAGGAAAAGGGAATATTCCAGCGTGAACCCAAGGAGATAGATATGGCTGCCGCTTCCTTCGGACAAAGGTTTAACATCACTCCCATGCAGATAATATCGGCGTATAATGCCGTTGCTAACGGAGGAAAGCTCATGAAGCCCCGGCTGGTAAAAGAGCTTACCGACTCTGAAGGAAACGTAATCAAAAAATTCGAGCCGGAAGTAATAAGAAATGTGATTTCGGAGCAAACATCCAAGACATTGAAGGAAATCCTGGAAGGAACAGTGACTGAGGGAACAGGAAAAAATGCCTATGTGAGAGGCTACAGGGTCGCAGGTAAAACAGGAACGGCCGAGACAACGGAAACTGGTGTTTATGTAGCATCCTTTGCTGCTTTCGCCCCTGCGGACAATCCGGTGGTGACAGTTCTCATCGCATTGTTTGATCCCAGAGGAGATTCCTTTGGTGGCGGTACTGTAGCCGGACCAGTAGCAGGAAAGATAATTGAGCAAACCTTGGATTACCTTGGTGTGGAAAGAAGGTATACGGAGAAGGATTTAGAGGAGATGGCGAAAGAAGAGCAGCAGGCGAAAGAAGAGCAGCAGGCAAAAGAAAATCAGCAGACAAAAGAAGAGAAGCAAGAGAAAGAAAGTCAGCAGACTGAAAAAAACGATTGA
- a CDS encoding aspartyl-phosphate phosphatase Spo0E family protein has product MQSGTKDDIMVIKCETDNEIQKLRGELEDLILVKENNCDSEVLEASRKLDEIINRYYLCK; this is encoded by the coding sequence ATGCAATCAGGAACAAAAGACGATATAATGGTTATTAAATGCGAGACCGATAATGAGATACAAAAGTTAAGAGGGGAACTGGAAGATTTAATACTGGTAAAAGAAAACAATTGCGACAGTGAAGTTTTAGAAGCCAGCAGAAAGCTTGATGAGATTATAAACAGGTATTACCTTTGCAAATAA
- a CDS encoding electron transfer flavoprotein subunit alpha/FixB family protein has protein sequence MRLSNSNEKEKFSNVWVLAELLSGKIQPVTFELIGAARSLADARKSQVWVVVMAHGIGDQAQGLIAYGADKVIVVDDARLYGFVDEIEARVMVRLIDKYKPEILLGAATARGRALIPRIAGMTNCGLTADCTGLDIDADSGDLLQTRPAFGGNIMATIRCSTHRPQMATVRPRVMKALEPDMSRTGEIIRENVEEADAAKIKRIIEVFHTDEATVNLGDARIIISGGRGVKGPEGFELLRKFAAKVGGAVGASRAAVDAGWIPYAHQVGQTGQTVQTKVYIACGISGQIQHLVGMQSCETIIAIDKNSDTPMMQIADIAVVGDLFEIIPEIIDNL, from the coding sequence ATGAGATTATCCAATAGCAATGAAAAAGAAAAATTCTCCAATGTATGGGTATTAGCCGAACTGCTTTCGGGAAAAATCCAGCCTGTTACCTTTGAGCTTATAGGAGCAGCCAGGTCTCTGGCAGATGCTAGAAAATCCCAGGTCTGGGTTGTGGTAATGGCTCATGGCATTGGCGATCAGGCCCAGGGGCTCATAGCATATGGAGCGGATAAGGTGATTGTGGTTGACGATGCGAGGCTTTATGGCTTTGTAGATGAGATTGAGGCCCGGGTCATGGTAAGGCTGATAGACAAATACAAGCCGGAGATATTGCTGGGAGCTGCCACTGCAAGGGGCAGAGCTCTTATACCTCGTATTGCAGGAATGACCAACTGCGGGCTGACAGCTGATTGCACCGGCCTGGATATAGATGCTGACAGCGGGGATCTCTTGCAGACAAGGCCTGCCTTTGGCGGAAACATCATGGCTACCATACGGTGCTCCACTCATCGCCCGCAAATGGCAACAGTCCGTCCTAGAGTAATGAAAGCTCTTGAGCCGGATATGAGCAGAACCGGTGAAATAATCCGGGAAAATGTTGAAGAAGCTGATGCTGCAAAAATTAAAAGAATAATCGAGGTGTTCCACACCGATGAGGCTACTGTAAACCTTGGGGATGCCCGGATAATAATTTCCGGTGGCAGGGGAGTGAAGGGACCGGAAGGATTTGAGCTTTTAAGGAAATTTGCCGCAAAAGTGGGTGGTGCCGTAGGAGCAAGCCGCGCGGCAGTTGATGCTGGATGGATTCCCTATGCTCACCAGGTGGGGCAGACGGGACAGACCGTCCAGACAAAAGTCTATATAGCCTGTGGAATTTCAGGACAGATCCAGCACCTGGTGGGGATGCAGTCCTGTGAAACGATAATAGCTATTGACAAAAATTCGGATACGCCGATGATGCAGATTGCAGATATTGCAGTTGTGGGTGATTTGTTTGAAATTATTCCTGAAATCATCGATAACCTTTAA
- a CDS encoding electron transfer flavoprotein subunit beta/FixA family protein — translation MKIVVCVKQVPATNEAKIDPETKRIIREGSKAILNPFDTYAVEEGVRLKEKFGGEVIVISMGPEKAMSSLREAISVGADRAILLSDKAFGGSDTWATSYVLAKAIEKIGDVDLVICGKQAIDGDTAQVGPEIAAHLDWVQATYVMKVEDADSKGIKVKRMHEDGYDICQLDFPAVITVLKDINTPRVPTLKGRLASQKIEIPVWKPSDIGVDMDKIGLDGSSTRVVKTAPPPPRNTVAKRIEGSPEDCAKQLVQELRIRSIL, via the coding sequence ATGAAGATAGTAGTATGCGTAAAGCAGGTACCTGCTACCAATGAAGCCAAGATCGATCCGGAGACCAAAAGAATAATCCGGGAAGGCTCGAAGGCTATTTTAAATCCTTTTGATACCTATGCTGTTGAAGAGGGAGTAAGGCTTAAGGAAAAGTTTGGCGGTGAAGTAATAGTTATTTCAATGGGACCTGAGAAGGCTATGTCCAGTTTGAGGGAGGCCATATCCGTTGGTGCCGATAGAGCAATCCTCCTGAGCGACAAAGCTTTTGGCGGCTCTGATACATGGGCGACAAGCTATGTTCTGGCTAAAGCAATTGAAAAAATAGGGGATGTCGATCTGGTCATATGCGGCAAGCAGGCAATTGACGGGGATACCGCCCAGGTGGGTCCGGAAATAGCAGCTCATCTGGATTGGGTTCAGGCGACTTATGTCATGAAGGTTGAGGATGCGGATTCAAAGGGTATAAAGGTAAAAAGGATGCATGAAGACGGGTATGATATATGTCAATTGGATTTTCCTGCGGTTATTACAGTACTGAAGGATATCAACACGCCTCGGGTGCCTACGTTGAAAGGCCGTTTGGCTTCTCAGAAGATAGAGATACCTGTATGGAAACCTTCCGATATCGGAGTGGATATGGATAAAATTGGTTTGGATGGTTCGTCGACCAGGGTTGTAAAAACAGCACCACCTCCGCCGCGTAATACCGTGGCAAAAAGAATTGAAGGTTCGCCCGAGGATTGTGCAAAACAGTTGGTGCAGGAACTCAGAATTCGCAGCATATTGTAA
- a CDS encoding methylenetetrahydrofolate reductase gives MQHHIKNKIYHVEILPPKQDTEKLEADLELFANKYNRVLESGYCACITDNAMGHLSFQGTEMIEELGLEVRPEQVMIHLNTFHTKEDLHKILDTCKSLGIKYLLVISGDGSERLPKLRPSDIGVEGVVESVTSVELLKYIKEQYPDTFVLGVAFNPYEPPEHEFEKLERKLKAGASFIVTQPIIEKNKMVDELLEKHPDIPVIVEAWMSKKLYLLSDAVGYEIPQDTEYDPIETLKMLHKLYPGCGVYLALLGFKTQYHLLENTWL, from the coding sequence ATGCAACATCATATCAAAAACAAGATATACCATGTGGAAATTTTACCTCCAAAGCAGGACACCGAAAAGCTGGAGGCTGATCTTGAGCTTTTTGCCAACAAATATAACAGAGTTTTGGAGAGTGGTTATTGTGCCTGTATTACGGATAACGCAATGGGGCACCTTTCTTTTCAGGGTACTGAGATGATTGAAGAGCTGGGTCTTGAGGTCCGGCCCGAACAGGTGATGATTCATCTGAACACATTCCATACCAAAGAGGACCTGCACAAAATTCTTGATACATGCAAATCTCTGGGCATTAAATATCTGCTGGTAATAAGCGGCGACGGCTCGGAGCGCCTGCCAAAGCTGCGCCCTTCCGATATCGGAGTGGAAGGAGTTGTGGAGTCGGTTACTTCTGTGGAACTGTTAAAATACATCAAAGAACAGTATCCTGATACTTTTGTCCTGGGTGTGGCCTTCAATCCCTATGAGCCGCCGGAGCATGAGTTTGAGAAGCTGGAAAGGAAGTTGAAGGCAGGAGCGTCTTTTATAGTGACTCAGCCCATCATCGAAAAGAATAAGATGGTGGATGAGCTTTTGGAAAAGCATCCGGATATACCGGTGATCGTTGAGGCATGGATGAGCAAAAAGCTTTACCTTCTCTCAGATGCGGTGGGATATGAGATTCCACAGGATACGGAGTATGATCCTATAGAAACGTTGAAAATGCTGCATAAGCTCTACCCTGGATGCGGTGTATACTTGGCGCTATTGGGATTCAAGACGCAATATCATCTTTTGGAGAATACATGGCTTTGA
- a CDS encoding cellulase family glycosylhydrolase, protein MREKWSCEKAWDWYNSKKWIVGCNYIPSDCISYLEIWQEYEFDKKLETMNRELKLAADTGMNSVRMFFPFQVWKYQRKGFLERIETFLDMAQKYGITMMAVFFDDCCGPKEHYGKATFGRQPDPTPGYHGGFPPAKFNEEPPIGYQVMDVEEEEENILEYVRDIVSKFKDDQRIIVWDILNEPGNSNRGSKSMKKMEAVFELIRSINPIQPLTADAWSFPDGKLNFNNDIMEIEKRALELSDVITYHFYGDYDNSVKVIEQLKKYNRPMIITEWLHRPFGNNVETHLPLFKREKIGCYNWGLVAGKTQTYEPWESIRNIPGLDLSKWQHDLFHADLSPYDQKEIDIFKKLTLDR, encoded by the coding sequence ATGAGAGAAAAATGGAGCTGTGAAAAAGCGTGGGATTGGTATAATTCAAAAAAATGGATAGTCGGCTGCAACTATATTCCCAGCGACTGCATAAGCTATCTTGAAATCTGGCAGGAATATGAATTTGATAAAAAGCTTGAAACGATGAACAGGGAGCTTAAGCTGGCAGCAGATACCGGAATGAACAGCGTCCGGATGTTCTTTCCTTTCCAGGTGTGGAAGTATCAGCGCAAGGGGTTTCTTGAAAGAATTGAAACATTCCTGGATATGGCGCAGAAATATGGAATAACCATGATGGCTGTATTTTTTGATGATTGCTGCGGCCCTAAGGAGCACTATGGCAAGGCAACTTTTGGCAGGCAGCCGGATCCCACTCCTGGCTATCACGGAGGTTTCCCACCGGCAAAATTTAATGAGGAGCCTCCCATAGGCTATCAGGTTATGGATGTGGAGGAAGAAGAGGAAAATATATTGGAGTATGTAAGGGATATCGTGAGCAAATTCAAGGACGACCAACGAATTATTGTATGGGATATATTAAATGAGCCTGGAAACTCAAACCGCGGTTCAAAAAGCATGAAAAAGATGGAAGCTGTGTTTGAACTGATTCGTTCGATAAATCCCATACAGCCTTTGACAGCCGATGCATGGTCTTTCCCCGACGGAAAGCTGAATTTTAATAATGATATAATGGAGATTGAAAAAAGGGCTTTGGAGCTTTCCGACGTCATTACATATCACTTTTACGGGGATTATGACAATTCTGTAAAGGTAATTGAACAATTAAAAAAATATAACAGGCCAATGATTATCACCGAATGGCTGCATCGACCCTTTGGCAATAATGTTGAAACTCATTTGCCCCTTTTCAAAAGGGAGAAGATCGGCTGTTATAACTGGGGCCTGGTGGCCGGAAAAACTCAAACCTACGAGCCGTGGGAAAGCATAAGAAACATACCGGGGCTTGATTTGAGCAAATGGCAGCATGACCTTTTCCATGCGGATTTATCTCCTTATGATCAGAAGGAAATTGATATATTTAAAAAGCTGACCCTTGACAGATGA